CTGGGAGAAGAAGTCTTCTGAAACAGTTCAGAATCCTTCAGTATGCTGTTTATAGAGGAAAGTGCAACAATAACCTGAAAATCTGGAATTGGATTCCTTGGAGACTCACAGTGAGTTTGAGTACTAAGGAAGCTTACCTAAAGCCTCACGAGGAAGCCCAAAGATCATTTGGACACTGTCCCTCATAATATACCCTTAGGCAAAAAGGCAGAAAACTACCCTAGTCTTCTCTTCGGGAGAAAATTACTCACAAATATGAAGCTGTAGATACAGTGAGAGTGGGAAACAGGAAATATGAAAAGGTTCATAGACAAGATTAGGTCTTGTGACTCACGTACGACTATGAAAGAATGAAGGTTTTGTCAGGTCTCAGGACAAAAGGGTCCATGGAATTTCAGTGGTACCTATTAAGGCAGATTCTGAGGCTATGTATCTCCTGGAAATGTTTATAATTCAGGCCACTTACCTGCTGCCTCTTCTGACTCCTAGTGACCAGACTGATTCTACCCAGAAAATGCTTAATCTTAACCTGAACAAAATCTAAGGAACATTGAAATATCTATTCAGTACCATGCCCAAGGTCATGCTATACACTGCTGAATAACAAATTACAATACAAATTGTTTATagacagcaatttttaaaaaaaataattaacatgcACATGAAAGACTTATTGGAaatcattatctttttaaatttcacctGAGAACTACAGACTTATATGAATCATAGTATTTTTCCTCAAAAAAAGCATtgataaatgaaaagaatatacCATTAAAGTTAAGCAGCTGTATTCCTGTTACAAATATAACACTTTATGGATAcaataatcttatttttaattaaataaaataatcacagCTGCCCTATACATTTCGTAAATGTCCTAGGCACTTCACGTACACAGTGTGAAGAATAAACTCAGTAAATTTATGAACAAATTTGGCAAagtttcaatcccaaagaaaggcattgccaaagaaagttcaaattactgcacgattgcactcatctcacacactagcaaagtaatggtcaaaattttccaagacaggcttcaatgatatgtgaatcatgaacttccagatgttcaagctgaatgcAGAAAAGGCAAATGAACCAGAAATCATGTTGCCAACactcattggatcatcaaaaaaagcaaaggaattccagaaaaacaacttctgctttattgattatgccaaagcctttgactgtgtggatcacaataaactgtggaaaattcttgaggagatcagaataccagaccatcttactgcctcctgagaaatctgtatgcagatcaagaagcaatagttagaaccagacatggaacaatgaactagttccaaattgggaaaggagtacatcaaaactgtatattgtcaccctacttatttaacttatatgcagagtacattatgcgaaatgctgggctggatgaagcacaaactggaatcaagattacagggagaaatctcaataatctcagatatgcagatgacaccacctttatggaagaaaggaaagaggaatcaaagagcctcttgatgaaagtgaaagaggagagtgaagatgatgacttaaaactcaacatttaaaaagctaagatcatggcatcctgtcccatcacttcatgtcaaatagatggaaaaacagtgagagattatttttgaggggctccaaaatcactgcagatggtgactgcaaccatgaaattctaatactttggccacctgatgtgaagaactgactcattggaaaagaccctgatcctgggattgaaggcatgagaagaaggggatgacagaggatgagatggttggatggcatcacagagtcaataaacatgagtttgattaagctcCGGCAGTTtctgattgacagggaagcctgggatacTGCCCTCCATGGGGTGgctgagttggacatgaatgagtgactgaactgaactgaactgaggctctgTAAATGAGTTATTAAATATGTTGACATGTAGCTAAGGATGAAAacatagctcagttcagttcagtcgctcagttatgtctgactcttcacgaccccatgaatcacagcacgccaggcctccctgtctatcaccaactcccggagttcactcaaactcatgtccatcaaatcggtgataccatccagtcacctcatcctctgtcgtccccttatcttCCTTCCCCCAATtgctcccaacatcagggtcttttccaatgagtcaactctttgtatgaggaagccaaagtattggagtttcagcttcagcatcagtccttccaatgaacacccaggactgatctcctttaggatggactggttggatctccttgaaatctaagggactctcaagagtcctctccaacaccacagttaaagcatcaattcttcggcgctcagctttcttcacagtccaactctcacatccatagatgaccactggaaaaaccatagctttgactagacagaactttgcagcaaagtaatgtctctgctttttaatatgatatctagggtggtcacaactttccttccaaggagtaagtgtcttttaatttcatggctgcaatcaccatctgcagtgattttggagccccccccaaaataaaatctgacactgtttccactgtttccccatctatttcccatcaaAGCATAGCTCAGTGTCATAGAAAAAtgaaggaatattttaaatataacaaaatacagCATGTTGCCAAATTTCAAGGAGGATGAGATCAAGTCAGATGTATATTTAACAAGGGGTATACAGAATCACTAGCATTTATCTTTTGTACACCAATCTTGGCACTGATTAAATGGGAAAAATGTGTCTTGACACCTGAACTACCATACACATGCTCTAAATAATCACAATTTAACATAAAGGTCCCTGAATATTTTttatcttcctccttctcttcagAGTAGAAGGAAGAGAATatgttctttatttaattttaatatttctgaaccTGTGTTGTCCAAGAAGAGATaataactttgggcttcccttacaGTTGTAAACCATTGTCCAAATGTACTTCCCAAATTGCTAAGTCAACTATCATCTTTCACTAATTAGCTATTTATAGACAGTATTTTATGTATAAGTTGCAGCGTCAGACTTTGACTTTATGTTGTCTATTAAGAGTTTTGTAGTCTTTCAGGATTCAGAATGTGATGCAAATCTGAATCACCTTTATGCTCTTCATCTGTACATGAATTAGAgtatttcttgaattatttcCCTTTCCAGTTACTAgccaataaaaatcattttaaaaataagccacaaaaaatcaaatttaatcaGTATTGTTAGCACAAtaaagaaattcaaatgaaagaaaattgggAAACAAATCATCTCCATACGTATTGTGTTTTCCTAAACTTAATATGAAGTTGTAAGTATAATGTTGATCTTTAAGTTTTAAACACaacaaaaagttcaaaaattttgaaagaataatgGAAAACTATATACttatttactgtttcttttgaatttcagatgttcaaaaaatgaagatcaatcAGACAGTCCTGAAGGAGTTCATTCTTGTTGGCTTTTCAGTTTACCCACATGTACAGACATTCCTCTTTGTGATATTCTTTTGCCTCTACCTTCTCACCCTCTCAGGTAACTTGGCCATCATGGGTCTTACCTGGGTGGACAGATGTCTTCACACACCCATGTACCTCTTCCTTAGTGCACTCTCCTTTTCTGAGACCTGCTACACACTAACCATTATTCCCAAGATGCTGGTGAATCTCTTGGCCAAGAATAGAAACATTTCAGTCATAGGTTGTGGCTTGCAAATGTGTTTCTTCTTGGGACTTGGTGGCACTAATTGTATGATTCTTACTTTGATGGGATATGATCGCTTCCTGGCCATCTGCAACCCTCTCAGATATCCTTTGCTTATGACCAACATGGTGTGTGGAAAACTTGTGGCCTCTGCTTGGGCTACAGGCTTCTTTGTCTCTGTGATAGAGACTTCATTGATATTCAGGGGCTCCTTCTGCAACCCCAATCTTGTCAAACACTTCTTCTGTCATATGAGGGCTGTTGTGAGGCTGTCCTGTTTAGACAGTGACCTCACAGAGTTCATTGTAACAGCGATGTCAGTGTCAGGTTTGATGGGCACCTTCCTGGTCATCATCCTCACTTATGTGTTCATTCTTTCCACTGTCCTCAAAATCCCTTCAGCTGAGGGCAAGCAGAAGGCCTTTTCTACCTGTGCCTCCCACCTCACAGTGGTCATCATCCACTTTGGTTTTGCATCTATTGTTTATCTGAAGCCAGGAGCACCAGGGGGAGATGACACACTCATAGCAGTCCCCTACACTGTCATCACTCCTTTCCTCAGCCCTCTCATTTTCAGCCTCAGGAATAAGGACATGAAGAACGCTTTCAGAAAGGTACTTGGAAAGAAATTTCTTGAATAATCTTGTATTATCGCTGCATAACTGAGTGTTCACAGATGTCAGTGAAGCATTTACCCTGAAATATCTGGAGAAGCTTTTTTGCAGAGGTTGATATATGGGGATCAAGTCTCTGAGACTTGGACCTAGCCATGACAGGTATATACTTAGCATGTTAAAGAagttttccaattatttttactatttgtcTCTGCACATTCTATGCTACTGCCAAACATCCACTAGGTGTTTGTACCTTTGATGAAGTGCGGAAAGCATGATGGAAGATGAAACACCAAACCTATGACTActatattaaagaaagaaagaaagtgaagtcactcagtcgtgtccgactctttgcgacccattgactgtagcctaacaggctcctcagtccatggcatattccaggcgagagtactggagtgagttgtcatttttccttctccaggggttcttcccaacccaggatcgaatctgggtctcctgcattgcaggcagacgttttactgcctgagccaccaggtaagcccaggGAAGCCTATCTTTACTATattaaagatgattttaaatTCCTAGTGATGTAAAGGTTGGAATTTTTTTCTAGGTAATCTTGTGAGGGACTGTGTTGTGCTGCTGAGGGGAGATAATTATTTCTTATAAGATATGCAGTGTATAGAAATCATTGGCAGTCTAGTATGTTTCAATATATTTCTAGATATAGATAAATAGAttgatatagatagatatatagttAAGTATCATGCCATactattaaaagtttttaataataCTGTACATGATAGTGTCCTTCCCATGACTACTAGATGCTAGCTTCTGATTATACAGGATATTTTGGAACGTTGATTCAAATAAGTAAACAGGACAGTAGTGCCTACCTGTTCTGTGGCTTAGGAAATCCTCAGATGAGGACTGTAAGTAACCCCCATTTCCTTTAATGTGAAAGCAATATGAgctaatgtttaaataaaattttatagtatTGAGTGCTTTGACAATAAAAGATGTTCTGTAATAATCTTGGCAGACACACAATGAGTAATGACAGAGATACAGCGTTGGGTCTATATACgccctgctactgctgctaagtcgcttcagtcgtgtccgactctgtgcatccccacagacggcagcccaccaggctcccccgtccctggaattctccaggcaagaacactggagtgggttgccatttccttctccaatgcatgaaagtgaaaagtgaaagtgaagtcgctcatgcgtgtccgactctttgcgaccccatggactgcagcctaccaggctcctccgtccatgggattttccaggcaagagtactggagtggggtaccattgccttctccaatatattgCCCTAGACTCCCCTaaagtagtgttagttgctcaggcatgtccgactctttttgatcccatggactgtggcctgccaggctcctttattcatgggattctccaggcaagaatactggagtggattgccattcctttctacagaagatctttccaacccagggatcgaacctgggtctcctgcattgcaggcagattctttaccttctgagctacagggaagatcaaTATTACCCTAAGAAAATAGGAAATACTACAAAGTTTATGTATCACAGATAAGTAGCAACTAATCTTACTGAAAATTCCAGTATAAAACCTAGAGACTTTTTTGAATCTTTTTCTCAGTTCTGTTGCTACTATACCCTCTCAGGAAGGACATAAGTGGTATATTATGAGttggtatatataaataaaatgtattaaatatcttctcatttttaaatcaggttgtttgctttcttgatattgagttgtatgggcTGTTTACTtgtttggatattaactccttatcattcttagcatttacaaatattttcttccattcagtaggctgttttctccttttttcaatGATTTCCTTTGACATGCAgacttttaagtttagttagttctcattttcttattttaagttttatctcTTTTGCTTCAGGAgacaaatccaaaacaaaacattgctatggtttatgtcaaagagtgttctttgttttcttcttggagtttTTTGGCTTCTAGTCTTGCATgcttctagtcttacatttagccttttttatttttgtataaaaatttaGGTCTTACtagtgttctattttcattcttttacctgtaAATAATCagttctccaaagaggacatgcagatGGTCCACAGGCACATGATAAGATGCTCAGTATCCTTAGTtatcagggaaatataaatcaaaaccacaaagggACATTAccacacacctgttagaatggctatcctcaaaaagaacaaaaataacaaatgttgacaagga
This portion of the Cervus canadensis isolate Bull #8, Minnesota chromosome 2, ASM1932006v1, whole genome shotgun sequence genome encodes:
- the LOC122427086 gene encoding olfactory receptor 10X1-like, with the translated sequence MKINQTVLKEFILVGFSVYPHVQTFLFVIFFCLYLLTLSGNLAIMGLTWVDRCLHTPMYLFLSALSFSETCYTLTIIPKMLVNLLAKNRNISVIGCGLQMCFFLGLGGTNCMILTLMGYDRFLAICNPLRYPLLMTNMVCGKLVASAWATGFFVSVIETSLIFRGSFCNPNLVKHFFCHMRAVVRLSCLDSDLTEFIVTAMSVSGLMGTFLVIILTYVFILSTVLKIPSAEGKQKAFSTCASHLTVVIIHFGFASIVYLKPGAPGGDDTLIAVPYTVITPFLSPLIFSLRNKDMKNAFRKVLGKKFLE